One Malus domestica chromosome 11, GDT2T_hap1 genomic region harbors:
- the LOC114819753 gene encoding uncharacterized protein, with protein sequence MDGSNLSLIPDDRCKSAKSEKKRKKEYIKTFDFHSCLSQMALKNMASSSKKDFAWQWTKDLDPVTMHFYCVFCNHKCTGSISIFKHHLGGVSSGGMISCKKVLPNVKEECFANVMGTKEKRKASHELCHGGGEESESVDMGTTRTPYVSSRSGSVSTTHSQEISSFLPTRSRGPLDKYVTSEAHQTTLNTPFKKEERRQASRALARWFQIIVIPFNAANNEYYVHAMKLVSNFGPDFDAPTSHEYRTWMLKEKVEDVQSMMKEHQKASSIKNEDLLYDYLDDVIQQIGKENVVQVISDNASNYKNVGAKLMERKENVWWTACTAHCIDLMLEDISKIPWFDDTLKHAAWWERFGHKTPELMKFAIRIHTKRRNRLEHKRLNALAYVKYNLALQQRSKKMREKYDPIVVEEIASYDEWITEIEDLVLPEDLTWLEDELLYNVEVVRNVPPPVYESGSYIQEPRVFSSSSSS encoded by the exons GCATTGAAGAATATGGCTTCTTCTTCTAAGAAAGATTTTGCTTGGCAATGGACAAAAGATTTGGATCCTGTCACCATGCATTTCTATTGTGTTTTTTGTAACCACAAATGCACGGGTTCAATTTCTATATTCAAACATCACTTGGGTGGAGTAAGTTCAGGAGGAATGATAAGTTGTAAAAAAGTCCTACCCAATGTGAAGGAAGAATGCTTTGCTAATGTTATGGGAACtaaagaaaagaggaaagctAGCCATGAGTTGTGTCATGGTGGTGGAGAAGAAAGTGAAAGTGTCGATATGGGCACAACAAGGACACCATATGTAAGTAGTAGGAGTGGGAGTGTAAGTACCACACATTCACAAGAAATCAGTTCTTTTCTACCAACTAGGTCAAGGGGACCACTTGATAAGTATGTTACATCGGAAGCTCATCAAACCACATTGAATACACCTTTcaaaaaagaggaaagaagaCAAGCATCCCGAGCACTTGCACGATGGTTCCAAATTATTGTCATTCCATTCAATGCAGCAAACAATGAATATTATGTTCATGCAATGAAATTGGTATCCAATTTTGGTCCCGACTTTGATGCTCCTACAAGCCATGAATATAGAACTTGGATGCTCAAAGAAAAAGTTGAGGATGTACAAAGTATGATGAAAGAACATCAAAAGGCTT CCTCTATTAAGAATGAAGATTTGTTGTATGACTATTTGGATGATGTTATTCAACAAATTGGGAAGGAGAATGTGGTTCAAGTTATATCCGACAATGCTTCGAACTACAAGAATGTCGGGGCAAAACTTATGGAGAGGAAAGAGAATGTGTGGTGGACTGCATGTACGGCTCATTGCATTGATTTGATGCTAGAAGATATTTCTAAGATACCATGGTTTGATGACACGCTCAAACATG cgGCTTGGTGGGAGCGTTTTGGGCATAAAACACCCGAGTTAATGAAGTTTGCTATTCGA ATTCATACAAAAAGAAGGAATAGGCTTGAACACAAAAGGCTTAATGCTTTAGCCTATGTCAAGTACAATTTGGCTTTACAACAGAGAAGTAAGAAAATGAGGGAGAAGTATGATCCTATTGTTGTGGAAGAAATTGCCTCTTATGATGAATGGATAACGGAGATAGAAGATCTTGTTCTTCCCGAAGATCTTACATGGCTTGAGGATGAGTTATTGTATAATGTTGAGGTCGTAAGGAATGTGCCACCCCCGGTTTATGAAAGTGGCTCATACATTCAAGAGCCTAGAGTcttctcctcttcctcctcctcgtgA